The genomic region TATACAGCGGAGCGTGCCCGACCTTCCAACTGAAAACCAACCTTCTCATAGGAACGGATTGCTTTGGCATTGTAGGCGATGACATCGAGGCCAACCCGGTCCAGATTCATTTCATGGAATGCATATCGTAAAATAAGATTCAACGCTTCCGTACCATATCCCTTGTTGCGATGTTCGGCAAGTCCGATGCCAATGGCAAGCTGTCCGCAGCGGTTATTCCATTCAATACTGTGAATGACGACAAAACCAATCAGCGTATCCTCTTCATGCGTGCGCAGTCTAAAGTAGACTTCCTTGTTCTTCGTTTCGCCCTCATCTTCCAACTGTTTCTCTGAATAGGGAATGGCCAGATCAGTATCCACATTCCGAAGGTACTCCGGATCTTCGTTCCATTGCAGCATGGTCTGCACGTCTTCAGGACGTGGTGGCGTCATCTTTAATCGTTTGCTATAAAACAGGTTATCCGTAGTGAGTGTCATAGGGGTCTCCTTTAAATTAAGTTAAGCTTGCTTCACCGTAGTTTCACATGTAACTCTATGTATATTTCGCAATAGACCTCGCCCCTTTGGCATCTGATAGCCTCATCATAATGGAAATTACAGGTGAATCACAATAGCGTATTTCAGTGGATTTATGTGGTCTATTGTCATGAAACCTAACATGGTAGTAATATGAAATAATCGATATACATTCAATGACAGAACCAATAAAAATGTCGGCAGGAGTGATACGTTTTGGAGATCAAAGTGGATGATTTGAGTGGAGCACAAGTTAAAGCATTAATCGCAGAGCACTTGCAAGGGATGGCAGCGGACTCCCCACCAGAGAGTATTCATGCGTTGAATCTGGATGGACTCAAGAAGCCCGAAATTACTTTCTGGTGCGCATGGGAAGGGGACGACTTGCTCGGTTGCGGGGCTATCAAAGAACTTAATTCGGAACATGCAGAATTGAAGTCGATGCGTACCGCTTCGGCTCATCTGAGAAAAGGCGTAGCGAGAAAAATTTTGGCCCATATTATGGACGTTGCTGTAGAACGTGGTTATAAGCGAATCAGTCTGGAGACGGGCTCAATGGACTCATTTATTCCGGCACGGAAGTTGTATGAAGATTTCGGATTCGAATATTGCGAACCCTTCGCGGATTATATATTGGACCCGAACAGCGCATTTATGACGAAAAGAATCTAAATTGATCCATATGAGAAACCAGTATTCTGTTTTTTTACAGGACGCTGGTTTTTTAATTTTGCAACATATCATACATATTGAAATTTGGAAAAAGAGTACAATACACTCAATGACGCAACATAGACCATGCTATGAAAAGGGTGGAGGTAGTGGTGCTTGGATGATTATACGCAGATTGCTTCGTGCCATTGTGGGGTATAAAACATAGGTTGTGTCCCTATTCGTTTGGGATGAATTGGCCATAAGGAACTTCTGGGCTGATTGATGGACAATAGGGTATACTGGACATTATGTCTATGAAACAAGACAGCATTACAGACGTTTTTTACATCAGGAGGACTTGAATTGGCTCAGACAGAAGGAACACTACAGAAGAAGCTTAAACCAAGACACATCAGTTTTATGGCTATGGGTGGTGTCATTGGAACCGGAATTTTCAAAGGCAGTGCAGAGACGATTGGACTCGCTGGTCCGGGCGTGATCGTCACGTACATTTTTGCCGGATTATTGCTGCTGGTCGTTATGGCCGCGATGGCGGAGATGGCTACGGTGTACAAGAACAAAAATATGAAAGACTTCGTGCAGGAAGCATTCGGTAGCAGAGTGTCCTTTGTTATGGGATGGATGTACTGCTTTCTATGGTTATCGGTGTGTGTCATTGAAGTGATTGCCGCCGGGAGCTTTTTGCAGTATTGGTTCAGTGAAGTACCGCTGTGGATGCTGAGTCTGGCTTGTGCGGCGTTCATTATACTGGTTAATCTGCTCAGTGTGGGTGTGTTCGGGGAATTTGAGTTTTGGCTAGCCGGGATCAAAATTGCCATGATCATTATTTTTATCTTCTTGGGTGCAGGATTGATCTTTGGCATTATTCCAAGTGATAACACCCCTTATCTGCAAAATTACACGCAAGCAGGTGGGTTCTTCCCGAACGGATGGTCATCGATCTTCTCGGCACTGCTTGTGGTCATGTTCTCCTATGGGGGATCGGAGCTGATTGGTCTGACCCTGACCGAGACGGAAAATGCAGAAAAGGTTATGCCCAAAATCGTAGGCAATTTCATGCTCAGAATTATTCTGTTCTTCACCTTGCCGATTCTCATCATCTGTGGACTCATCCCTTGGAATGAGATCGGGCCGGAGAGCAGTCCGTTTGTGCAGGTGCTCGCCTCTACGGGACTGCCGGGAGCGGCACACATTATGAACTTTATTTTGGTGACGGCGGTTCTGTCTGCTGCGAATTCAGGGATCTACGGTGCATCCCGGATGATGCACTCCATGGCAGTAGGCGGGGAAGCTCCAAAGGCATTGTCACAGACGAATCGCAACGGCAGCCCTGTTAACACACTTCTGGTGTGCTCGGTCGTACTGCTTGGAGGTTCTTTGCTTGGCCTGTTCGCGCAGGATCAACTGTTCCGGGTATTGCTCGCAGTTCCGGGATTTGTCGTAATCCTTGTGTGGATCTGTATTGCCTCATCGCAGTTGAAACTGCGGAAAAGATATCCGGTTCAACCGACCTTCAAAGTCTGGGGATTCCCCTACATAACCGGAGTCGTTGTACTATGTCTGAGTGTGATTGCGGTGATGTTTGTGTTTGATGAAGGTAATCGGTTCAGTATTAGCATCTGTCTTGCCGTGCTTGCGTTGCTCATTATCTGGTCCCTGATTCGATTCAGGAAGACAAATGGACGAACAGTTTAATATTTGTGACATTAACATGTAAAACACCACAACATCTCGGCGCTCGCGTCGGGGTGTTTTTTTCTATCATTTTTTGCTGCAAGGAACGTAAACAAATCCTAAGAAATGAAGCCTAAATGCAGCTCCAATGATCAAAGCTACCACAGCCATGATAGCGTTTTTATGTAAACCCAATATTTTCTTGCCTAAATCGACATATTCGTTTACTATTTTCCCATACTTAGTGCTTCAAGCATGCGTTTTTTGGGTAGCGCCTAGTCAAAAAGGCTTGGGTTCACGGGAGAGGAAGAGGAGCGGATGATCGGTTTTTTTAGAAAACGTTTGGTTGTACGCATTGTTGCAGTAGTTACATTGGTCATTACGATAATAGCCGTTGGAAGCATGCTGTTACAGGTGGCTAATATGAAGCTAGCTGCGCAGGAGGCCATTTCGAGTTACAATATCCAGATTGCTCAGAGTTATGTGAATCAGCTGGATACAGCATCTTATGCCGAGTTTGCCAAGGACCCCAAGGAGAATGACGAATTCTTGAAGATTCGTGATGAACTGGATGACTTTCGTGTAAGTATTGGTGCAATGTATGTGTATTTCGTCAAAATAGATGACAAAGGTACGCCACTTATTATGGTTGATGGCATGAAGGATGCAGATAAAGCCTCACCGATTAATGAAGTAACGGATGTGCCGCAAGATGCTGTTCAGAAGCTGTTGCAGGGGCAGACAGCCAGTTCTTCGATTATTAACAATGAAGAGTACGGTGACTATAT from Paenibacillus sp. FSL R5-0341 harbors:
- a CDS encoding amino acid permease; translated protein: MAQTEGTLQKKLKPRHISFMAMGGVIGTGIFKGSAETIGLAGPGVIVTYIFAGLLLLVVMAAMAEMATVYKNKNMKDFVQEAFGSRVSFVMGWMYCFLWLSVCVIEVIAAGSFLQYWFSEVPLWMLSLACAAFIILVNLLSVGVFGEFEFWLAGIKIAMIIIFIFLGAGLIFGIIPSDNTPYLQNYTQAGGFFPNGWSSIFSALLVVMFSYGGSELIGLTLTETENAEKVMPKIVGNFMLRIILFFTLPILIICGLIPWNEIGPESSPFVQVLASTGLPGAAHIMNFILVTAVLSAANSGIYGASRMMHSMAVGGEAPKALSQTNRNGSPVNTLLVCSVVLLGGSLLGLFAQDQLFRVLLAVPGFVVILVWICIASSQLKLRKRYPVQPTFKVWGFPYITGVVVLCLSVIAVMFVFDEGNRFSISICLAVLALLIIWSLIRFRKTNGRTV
- a CDS encoding GNAT family N-acetyltransferase, which codes for MEIKVDDLSGAQVKALIAEHLQGMAADSPPESIHALNLDGLKKPEITFWCAWEGDDLLGCGAIKELNSEHAELKSMRTASAHLRKGVARKILAHIMDVAVERGYKRISLETGSMDSFIPARKLYEDFGFEYCEPFADYILDPNSAFMTKRI
- a CDS encoding GNAT family protein; its protein translation is MTLTTDNLFYSKRLKMTPPRPEDVQTMLQWNEDPEYLRNVDTDLAIPYSEKQLEDEGETKNKEVYFRLRTHEEDTLIGFVVIHSIEWNNRCGQLAIGIGLAEHRNKGYGTEALNLILRYAFHEMNLDRVGLDVIAYNAKAIRSYEKVGFQLEGRARSAVYRDGKRYDRLMMGILRPEWEAHNPIHTEGEQA